The DNA window GGATTCGTCGTCATCGGCCAGGTACGCAACGGACTGCTTGACGCCAAGGAGCGCGCTGCGCAGTCCCAGGCGGCGGGCGGCTTCTCGGCGGCACAGGAGCAGCCGAGCGTCGCCACCGGGCCCGCCGGCCCGGACGGCGGTGACGCGAACGGCGTGACGTCCCGGTCGTTGCTGAACTGGCGGTCCGACCTGGTCGTCCAGCTCGCCAGCGGTGGCCAGGGCGCCTTCGACGTCGTGGCGCTCAGCTCCGACTCCGAGGGAGCGGCGCCCAGCCGTGGCGCGCGCGCCTCCGGCGGCGTGGAGCCCGTGGCGAGCATCCCCGTCGCACTGCGGGAGGCCGTGGCGCAGAGCACCGGCACCTTCCAGACGTACACCCGGATCCGCTACACCGACGGCCAGCACTCCGAGGCCGGCCTTGTGATCGGCAAGCGCCTCAACGACGTCGACGGCAACCCGTACGAGCTGTACTACCTCTTCCCGCTCACGCAGGAGGAGGACTCCCTCTCCCTGGTCAAGACGACCATCGCGACGGCCGGCCTCTTCGTCGTGGTGCTGTTCGGCGCGATCGCCTGGCTCGTGGTCCGGCAGGTCGTCACACCCGTGCGGATGGCGGCGGGCGTCGCCGAGCGGCTGTCGGCCGGCCGCCTCCAGGAACGCATGAAGGTCACCGGCGAGGACGACATCGCCCGCCTCGGCGAGGCGTTCAACAAGATGGCCCAGAACCTCCAGCACAAGATCCAGCAGCTGGAGGACCTGTCCAGGATGCAGCGCCGGTTCGTGTCCGACGTGTCGCACGAGCTGCGGACGCCGCTGACGACCGTGCGCATGGCCGCGGACGTGATCCACGAGGCGCGCGGCGACTTCGACCCGGTCACCGCACGCTCGGCGGAGCTGCTGGGCGACCAGCTGGACCGGTTCGAGTCGCTGCTGGGCGACCTGCTGGAGATCAGCCGCTTCGACGCGGGCGCCGCCGCGCTGGAGGCCGAACCGATAGACCTGCGGGACGTCGTGCGCCGAGTGATCGGCGGCGCGCAGCCGCTGGTGGAGCACAAGGGCGGCCGGATCCTCGTCGTCGGCGACGAGCAGCCCGTCATCGCGGAGGCCGACACCCGACGCGTCGAACGCGTCCTGCGGAACCTGGTCGTCAACGCGGTGGAGCACGGAGAGGGCCGCGACGTCGTCGTACGGCTCGCGTCGGCGGGCGGCGCGGTGGCCGTAGCGGTCCGCGACTACGGTGTCGGTCTCAAGCCCGGCGAGGCCACCCGTGTCTTCAACCGGTTCTGGCGCGCCGACCCGGCGCGGGCCAGGACCACGGGCGGCACGGGCCTCGGACTGTCGATCGCGGTCGAGGACGCACGGCTGCACGGCGGCTGGCTGCAGGCGTGGGGCGAACCGGGCGGCGGCTCGCAGTTCCGGCTGACGCTGCCGCGCACGGCCGACGAACCGCTGCGCGGCTCCCCGATACCGCTCGAGCCCGAAGACTCCCGGCGCAACCGCGAGCGGGCGGCCGCGGCAGCCAAGGACGGCGGGCGCCAGGCGGGCGGACCCGGACAGGGCCCGGCCGGTGACCGGTCGCCGCTGGCCGTACCGCCCCGCCAGGCGCGCACCGCCACCGCCGACCCCACCGCCCTGCCCGGCAACGGGGCCCGCGTGGTCGCCCGCGGAACGGGGCCGACGGGCCAGGAGGAGCCCTCGGGACAGGAACACTCGAAGCGGGAGGACACGACTCGTGGGCGCTGACCCTCGTCGGTACGGCCATGGGCGAACGGCGCGGGGGGCGGCAGTCCTGGCGTGCGCCGCGGTGCTCGCCGGATGCGCGTCTATGCCCGACAGCGGCGACGTCAGCCCCGTGAAGGCGTCCAAGCCGGGCGACTCGCAGGTGCGGGTCTACCCCGTACCGCCCCGGGAGAACGCCGAGCCGGGCGAGATCGTCGAGGGGTTCCTCGAAGCGATGACGGGCGACGACCCCGGCTTCGAGACGGCCCGCAAATACCTCACGAAGCAGGCCGCG is part of the Streptomyces coeruleoprunus genome and encodes:
- the mtrB gene encoding MtrAB system histidine kinase MtrB — translated: MTRGSAAPKPGKPGVRAGRAAGPEQATTRLGRLLKDGAPGGPVLRLLVRWVRRPLLPAVRLWRRNIQLRVVVATLLMSLGVVLLLGFVVIGQVRNGLLDAKERAAQSQAAGGFSAAQEQPSVATGPAGPDGGDANGVTSRSLLNWRSDLVVQLASGGQGAFDVVALSSDSEGAAPSRGARASGGVEPVASIPVALREAVAQSTGTFQTYTRIRYTDGQHSEAGLVIGKRLNDVDGNPYELYYLFPLTQEEDSLSLVKTTIATAGLFVVVLFGAIAWLVVRQVVTPVRMAAGVAERLSAGRLQERMKVTGEDDIARLGEAFNKMAQNLQHKIQQLEDLSRMQRRFVSDVSHELRTPLTTVRMAADVIHEARGDFDPVTARSAELLGDQLDRFESLLGDLLEISRFDAGAAALEAEPIDLRDVVRRVIGGAQPLVEHKGGRILVVGDEQPVIAEADTRRVERVLRNLVVNAVEHGEGRDVVVRLASAGGAVAVAVRDYGVGLKPGEATRVFNRFWRADPARARTTGGTGLGLSIAVEDARLHGGWLQAWGEPGGGSQFRLTLPRTADEPLRGSPIPLEPEDSRRNRERAAAAAKDGGRQAGGPGQGPAGDRSPLAVPPRQARTATADPTALPGNGARVVARGTGPTGQEEPSGQEHSKREDTTRGR